The following proteins come from a genomic window of Ornithinimicrobium cryptoxanthini:
- the relB gene encoding type II toxin-antitoxin system RelB family antitoxin, with protein MTVSDVPRSLRLPVDVDERLSRLAAATGRSKSFYLRELVTAGIDDLEYAYGVAARAEAIRAGQRDTRPLEELMSEMGITREDLDATPDQPA; from the coding sequence GTGACAGTCAGTGATGTTCCCCGGTCTCTTCGTCTCCCGGTGGATGTTGACGAACGACTCTCACGGCTAGCGGCAGCCACGGGACGGTCGAAGAGTTTCTACCTCCGCGAACTGGTCACCGCTGGGATCGATGACCTGGAGTATGCCTACGGGGTGGCCGCTCGAGCGGAAGCCATCCGCGCCGGCCAGCGCGATACCCGGCCGCTTGAGGAGCTGATGTCCGAGATGGGCATCACCCGCGAGGACCTGGACGCGACGCCTGACCAGCCTGCATGA
- a CDS encoding type II toxin-antitoxin system RelE family toxin: MTWSIRTDRDFDRALKKLNRQAAARVLKALTALEKLDDPTQRCKALSGPYTGLWGLRVGDYRVILDIRRGELVIIALDVGNRSSIYGS; this comes from the coding sequence ATGACGTGGAGCATCCGCACCGACCGTGACTTCGACCGGGCGTTAAAGAAGTTGAACCGACAGGCTGCAGCGCGAGTGTTGAAGGCCCTCACCGCACTGGAGAAGCTGGACGACCCGACGCAACGATGCAAGGCCCTGTCGGGTCCCTACACGGGTCTGTGGGGGTTACGGGTGGGCGACTACCGTGTGATCCTCGACATCCGGCGCGGCGAACTCGTCATCATCGCCCTCGACGTCGGCAACCGGAGCAGCATCTACGGCTCATGA
- a CDS encoding FAD-dependent oxidoreductase, whose product MASHDVVIVGGGNAGISLAARLRRIGCRDVAVIAPDPVHRYRPLLNYVGGGQASMSRLTRQMTAVMPTGCTWLPHRAVAVHPDEREVELDTGERIGCGDLVIAPGLEPDLAAIPGLVEAMDAGWSVTAHLSSRAEDTWTAIRRMTRGRVVFTIPPEPAPCGGTALKPLFLACDHWRREGVLDDIDVRLVTPYSSLLDLPFTDRRVEPHLQRFGVTVHHDATVASLDHQARTVTLRTPSGEEVVDEVDQAFVVPHYRAPGWLASLAGDDTGGLVDIDPGTLAHHRLPRVWSLGDVAHVRTRPSGGALRSQVEVLADNIRRGRTGESLRHYDGYTIIPITVDRRRLLLAEFDRTGKPQPTTTLIDLTVPRRLLWAFDRYVEPVVYFRALLKGRV is encoded by the coding sequence ATGGCATCGCACGACGTCGTCATCGTGGGTGGTGGCAATGCTGGCATCTCGCTGGCCGCGCGGCTGCGCCGCATCGGGTGCCGGGACGTGGCAGTCATCGCCCCAGACCCGGTCCACCGCTACCGACCGCTGCTCAACTACGTCGGCGGCGGGCAGGCGTCGATGTCGCGCCTCACCCGGCAGATGACGGCGGTCATGCCGACCGGCTGCACCTGGCTCCCGCACCGCGCCGTGGCCGTTCACCCCGACGAGCGCGAGGTCGAGCTCGACACCGGTGAGCGGATCGGCTGCGGCGACCTCGTCATCGCCCCTGGCCTCGAGCCGGACCTCGCGGCGATCCCCGGCTTGGTCGAGGCGATGGACGCGGGATGGTCCGTCACCGCGCACCTGAGCTCGCGCGCCGAGGACACCTGGACGGCGATCAGGCGTATGACGCGGGGCCGGGTGGTCTTCACCATCCCTCCCGAGCCCGCACCCTGCGGCGGCACCGCGCTCAAGCCCCTCTTCCTCGCGTGTGACCACTGGCGTCGAGAAGGCGTCCTGGACGACATCGACGTCCGGCTCGTCACGCCATACTCCTCGCTCCTTGACCTGCCGTTCACCGACCGGCGGGTGGAGCCACACCTGCAGCGGTTCGGGGTGACCGTCCACCACGACGCGACCGTGGCGTCGCTGGACCACCAGGCCCGGACCGTCACGCTGCGCACCCCGAGCGGCGAGGAGGTGGTGGACGAGGTGGACCAGGCCTTTGTCGTGCCGCACTACCGCGCGCCAGGCTGGCTGGCCTCGCTCGCCGGTGACGACACCGGCGGCCTGGTCGACATCGACCCGGGCACGCTCGCCCACCACCGCCTCCCCCGCGTGTGGAGCCTGGGCGACGTGGCCCACGTGCGCACGCGCCCCTCTGGCGGGGCACTGCGCAGCCAGGTCGAGGTGCTCGCCGACAACATCCGGCGCGGACGGACCGGTGAGAGTCTGCGGCACTACGACGGCTACACGATCATCCCCATCACCGTGGACCGGCGACGCCTGCTGCTCGCCGAGTTCGACCGGACGGGCAAGCCGCAGCCGACGACGACCCTGATCGACCTCACCGTCCCCCGCCGCCTGCTGTGGGCCTTCGACCGATATGTCGAGCCGGTCGTCTACTTCCGAGCGCTCCTCAAGGGTCGCGTCTGA
- a CDS encoding type I restriction endonuclease subunit R: MSINFAGISEAEWEQSALDDLAEQGWEPKTGKDIAPGSGERESWSEIVLPTRFLEALQRLNPSVPGQYLKQAAEEILRPTSNDAITENRRAHVYLTEGYRGISWIDHEGVEHNPTIRLVSIEPSDNQWLAVNQVTVRDLEVERRLDLVLYCNGLPVSILELKKAGSQTADVAAAHAQLRTYVRELPMIFRFVVFNVASDGVIAKYGTPFTPLNHFSPWNVDEDGNPFAYADPSDDAGPGTGLEQLIAGVYHQDRFLQLLRNFTAYDSTGDEGLLKRIAKPHQYFAVNRAVGETIKAVGSHGKAGVVWHTQGSGKSMEMELYTHYVQRHPALENPTVILVTDRTELDGQLYGGFKRSLLLPEDPVQVTKRAQLRSILSDRLSGGIIFTTLQKFGLSKQEREAGDNHPLLSDRRNIIVVVDEAHRSHYDDLDGYARHLKDALPNATLIAFTGTPISFSDRNTQEVFGDYIDIYDLTRAVNDGATVPVHFEPRLIKVGLVDDVTEDQLDAAADEVTAGLDDVERDKVERSVAVVNAVYGAPARVEKLAEDLVAHWESRRAVMDEFIQGPGKALIVGATREICARLYDAIVALRPDWHSDELDKGRIKVVYSGDPTDEPPVSDHVRRESENKAIKARLKNEDDELELVIVKDMMLTGYDSPPLHTLYLDRPLKGALLMQTLARVNRTFRGKHDGLLVAYAPLAENLQAALAEYTPSDQETKPLGRDFSGAITLTHELVDQLDALTAGFNWRQDYSDRASRGDARAWFHVVTRMVNYLRNPATPGNQATEGSGEEAGMGLATTYRRQSTALARAWALCSASGQLEEIRPTVRFYEEVRVWMAKLDAEARQASGEPIPADVERLLGSLIAQSTEIGEVLDIYEAAGMPRPSLMDLGPDFITQTQQAENPHLAIEALRDLVARESIKATGTNTIRQRAFSERIAEVMRKYTNQQLTSAEVIAELVALARETVAEHDRGKRFDPPLEIDELTFYDAVSLNESAVHTLGEGKLAEIARDLVTVMRRDIRTDWTVREDVRAKLRTTIKRLLLKHGYPPDQSQAAVKQVMDQMEAMAPRMLTARSPGNQTGR, from the coding sequence ATGTCGATCAACTTCGCAGGCATCAGTGAGGCGGAGTGGGAGCAGTCCGCGCTTGACGACCTGGCCGAGCAGGGCTGGGAGCCAAAGACCGGCAAGGACATCGCGCCCGGTTCGGGGGAGCGGGAGTCCTGGTCGGAGATCGTCCTGCCAACCCGCTTCCTGGAGGCACTGCAACGGCTCAACCCGAGCGTGCCGGGGCAGTACCTCAAGCAGGCAGCGGAGGAGATCCTGCGACCCACCTCCAACGACGCAATCACCGAGAACCGGCGGGCGCATGTCTACCTGACCGAGGGATACCGCGGGATCAGCTGGATCGACCACGAGGGGGTCGAGCACAACCCGACCATTCGCCTCGTTTCGATCGAGCCGTCTGACAACCAATGGCTTGCGGTGAACCAGGTGACGGTGCGCGACCTCGAGGTGGAGCGCCGTCTGGACTTGGTGCTCTACTGCAACGGCCTCCCCGTCTCCATCCTCGAGCTCAAGAAGGCTGGCTCCCAGACAGCGGACGTTGCTGCCGCGCACGCCCAGCTCCGCACATACGTCCGTGAACTGCCGATGATCTTCCGGTTCGTGGTGTTCAACGTCGCCAGTGATGGAGTCATCGCCAAATACGGCACGCCCTTCACGCCGCTGAACCACTTCTCCCCGTGGAACGTCGATGAAGATGGCAACCCCTTCGCCTACGCGGACCCATCCGACGACGCGGGTCCCGGCACGGGGCTCGAGCAACTCATCGCGGGGGTCTACCACCAGGACCGGTTCCTGCAGCTCCTACGCAACTTCACGGCATACGACAGCACCGGTGACGAAGGACTGCTGAAGCGGATCGCCAAGCCGCACCAGTACTTCGCGGTCAACCGCGCGGTGGGGGAGACCATCAAGGCCGTCGGCTCTCACGGCAAGGCAGGGGTGGTCTGGCACACCCAAGGCTCCGGCAAGTCGATGGAGATGGAGCTCTACACCCACTACGTCCAGCGGCACCCCGCCCTGGAGAACCCGACGGTCATCCTCGTCACCGACCGCACTGAGCTGGACGGCCAACTCTACGGCGGGTTCAAGAGGAGCCTGCTGCTGCCGGAGGACCCGGTGCAGGTGACGAAGCGCGCTCAGCTGCGCTCGATCCTGAGTGACCGGCTGAGCGGCGGGATCATCTTCACCACACTGCAGAAGTTCGGTCTCTCCAAGCAGGAGCGGGAGGCAGGCGACAACCACCCGCTGCTGTCCGACCGACGCAACATCATCGTGGTGGTCGACGAGGCACACCGGAGCCATTATGACGACCTCGACGGCTATGCGCGGCACCTCAAGGACGCCCTGCCGAACGCGACGCTGATCGCCTTCACCGGCACGCCGATCTCGTTCAGCGACCGCAACACCCAGGAGGTGTTCGGCGACTACATCGACATCTATGACCTGACCCGCGCTGTCAACGACGGTGCGACGGTGCCGGTGCACTTCGAGCCACGGCTCATCAAGGTGGGTCTGGTTGACGACGTGACCGAGGACCAACTCGACGCTGCCGCTGATGAGGTCACCGCGGGCCTGGACGACGTCGAGCGCGACAAGGTCGAGCGGAGTGTGGCCGTGGTCAACGCCGTCTATGGCGCACCAGCCCGGGTCGAGAAGCTCGCCGAGGACCTGGTCGCCCACTGGGAGTCCCGGCGGGCGGTGATGGACGAGTTCATCCAAGGACCTGGCAAGGCGCTGATCGTCGGGGCCACCCGGGAGATCTGTGCCCGGCTGTATGACGCGATCGTGGCCCTGCGTCCCGACTGGCACTCCGACGAGCTGGACAAGGGGCGGATCAAGGTCGTCTACTCCGGGGACCCCACCGACGAACCACCGGTGTCCGACCACGTGCGGCGGGAGTCGGAGAACAAGGCGATCAAGGCGCGCCTGAAGAATGAGGATGACGAGCTGGAACTGGTCATCGTCAAGGACATGATGCTGACCGGCTATGACTCGCCCCCGTTGCACACGCTCTATCTCGACCGGCCGCTCAAGGGCGCCCTGCTCATGCAGACGCTGGCCCGCGTCAACCGCACCTTCCGCGGCAAGCATGACGGTCTGCTCGTGGCCTACGCCCCGCTGGCAGAGAACCTGCAGGCGGCGCTCGCGGAATACACCCCATCGGACCAGGAGACGAAGCCGCTGGGCCGAGACTTCAGTGGTGCGATCACGCTGACCCACGAGCTGGTGGACCAGCTTGATGCGCTGACAGCCGGCTTCAACTGGCGTCAGGACTACTCCGATCGCGCCAGTCGCGGTGACGCCAGGGCATGGTTCCACGTAGTGACGCGGATGGTTAACTATCTGCGCAACCCGGCCACACCCGGCAACCAGGCGACCGAAGGATCAGGTGAGGAAGCCGGCATGGGCCTCGCCACGACATACCGCCGGCAGTCCACAGCTCTCGCTCGCGCCTGGGCCCTGTGCTCGGCCTCAGGGCAGCTGGAGGAGATCCGTCCCACGGTGCGCTTCTACGAAGAAGTGCGCGTCTGGATGGCCAAGCTGGACGCTGAGGCGCGCCAGGCCAGCGGCGAGCCGATCCCGGCAGATGTCGAGCGGCTGCTCGGCTCACTCATCGCGCAGAGCACCGAGATCGGGGAGGTGCTCGACATCTATGAGGCGGCTGGCATGCCGCGGCCGAGTCTGATGGATCTGGGACCGGACTTCATCACCCAGACCCAGCAGGCGGAGAACCCGCATCTGGCGATCGAGGCGCTGCGGGACCTTGTGGCACGAGAGTCAATCAAGGCCACCGGCACCAACACGATCCGGCAACGTGCCTTTTCCGAGCGGATTGCTGAGGTCATGCGCAAGTACACCAACCAGCAGCTCACCTCGGCCGAGGTGATCGCCGAGCTCGTCGCTCTCGCGAGGGAGACCGTGGCCGAGCACGATCGCGGCAAGAGGTTTGACCCCCCACTGGAGATCGATGAACTCACCTTCTATGACGCGGTGAGCCTGAACGAGTCCGCCGTCCACACGCTGGGGGAGGGGAAGTTGGCTGAGATCGCGCGTGACCTCGTGACGGTGATGCGCCGCGACATCCGCACGGACTGGACGGTGCGAGAAGACGTGCGGGCCAAGCTGCGGACCACGATCAAGCGGCTGCTGCTCAAGCACGGATATCCACCGGACCAGTCGCAGGCGGCAGTCAAGCAGGTGATGGACCAGATGGAGGCGATGGCTCCGCGTATGCTTACGGCACGCTCTCCTGGCAACCAGACTGGCCGGTAG
- a CDS encoding restriction endonuclease subunit S, with protein sequence MSEWTSVRLAEVAAVTVGHVGPMIDEYRDSGIPFLRSLNVRPHAIEMEDLRYIDEAFHGTLRKSALAPGDVVTVRTGKPGQTAMIPLSLPVANCSDLIITRPGPGLHGRWLSYYLNWVTATHIDSHLVGAVQQHFNIGSARSLVLDLPPLDEQRAIAEVLGALDDKIAANARLAEVADELVRARFKSLGDLSDELTTIGTIAIHPRDLIDPTTVSPDVPYVGLEHVPRRHMWMTAKGTAGEISSTKALFRAGDVLFGKLRPYFHKVVVASEPGMASTDILVVRATEPGLRGFLLAAASSDLTVERCTAASEGTRMPRTKWKDLAAVQIPWPGEESAREFGAYVDAMSARVASAVLESARLAETRDALLPGLMSRNIHVKDTERVIEEVV encoded by the coding sequence ATGTCTGAGTGGACGAGCGTGCGGCTGGCTGAGGTCGCTGCTGTGACTGTCGGCCATGTCGGCCCGATGATCGACGAATATCGAGACAGCGGGATTCCGTTCTTGCGCAGTCTCAATGTGCGGCCTCACGCGATTGAGATGGAGGATTTGAGGTACATCGATGAGGCATTTCACGGGACGCTCAGAAAATCGGCGCTGGCGCCCGGCGACGTGGTGACCGTGAGGACTGGCAAACCTGGCCAGACTGCCATGATCCCCCTGAGCCTTCCCGTGGCCAACTGTTCTGACTTGATCATCACGAGGCCTGGCCCAGGGCTGCATGGCCGCTGGCTGAGCTATTACCTGAACTGGGTAACGGCGACGCATATCGACTCACACCTGGTCGGAGCTGTGCAGCAACATTTCAACATCGGGTCTGCCAGGAGCTTGGTCCTGGACCTCCCTCCACTAGACGAGCAGCGTGCGATTGCGGAGGTGTTGGGGGCGCTCGACGACAAGATTGCCGCCAACGCGCGCCTGGCGGAAGTGGCAGACGAGTTAGTTCGTGCTCGCTTCAAGTCCTTAGGTGATCTGTCAGATGAACTGACCACAATCGGGACGATCGCCATTCATCCTCGGGATCTGATTGATCCGACGACCGTCTCGCCAGACGTGCCCTACGTCGGGCTTGAGCACGTGCCACGTAGGCACATGTGGATGACCGCGAAGGGCACGGCGGGTGAGATCAGCAGTACGAAGGCGCTGTTTCGAGCGGGTGACGTTCTGTTTGGGAAGTTGCGTCCCTACTTCCACAAAGTCGTAGTTGCCTCCGAACCAGGGATGGCCTCGACAGACATCCTTGTTGTACGAGCTACTGAGCCAGGTCTCCGGGGATTCCTCCTGGCTGCCGCAAGTAGCGATTTGACTGTTGAGCGCTGTACTGCAGCGAGCGAAGGCACTCGAATGCCACGTACAAAGTGGAAAGACCTTGCAGCAGTTCAGATTCCGTGGCCGGGCGAGGAATCAGCGCGGGAGTTTGGTGCCTACGTCGACGCCATGTCCGCACGTGTTGCTTCAGCGGTGCTGGAGAGTGCACGTCTTGCCGAAACGAGGGATGCACTGCTCCCAGGACTGATGTCGAGGAATATCCACGTCAAGGATACGGAGCGCGTCATCGAGGAAGTGGTGTGA
- a CDS encoding type I restriction-modification system subunit M: MPPRKKQSLPTAPSTMKELKDTLWKAADKLRGSMDASQYKDIVLGLVFLKYVSDAFDARREELRGELAEFYSDADQLELQLNDIDEYTAHNVFYLPQSARWPYLVAHAKGLPAQDGQPGKTIGQLIDEAFDLIVGTNPSLKGALPRGFNREAVDQRRLGELLDILNSARFTGEGAVKARDLLGEVYEYFLEKFARAEGKRGGEFFTPPSVVRALVEVLEPTSGRIYDPACGSGGMFVQAEKFLEAHNKDKTALSIYGQELNERTWKLARMNLAIHGLNGNLGPVWGDTFARDLHPQMEADYVMSNPPFNIKDWHRTDDDPRWRFGVPPAGNANYAWIQHILSKLAPGGSGGVVMANGSMSTNSGGEGEIRAQIVEADLVSCMVALPTQLFRSTGIPVCVWFFAKDKTAGLKGATDRTGQVLFIDGRDLGYMVDRAERAFSPEDIAKIADTFHAWRGSPSAVEKDLRYADVPGFCRSVALQEIKDAGYALTPGRYVGAAEAEDDGEPIEEKIERLTQELFAQFDESARLEAEVREHLGRVDV, from the coding sequence ATGCCACCGAGGAAGAAGCAGTCACTGCCCACTGCCCCGTCGACGATGAAGGAGCTGAAGGACACGCTGTGGAAGGCGGCAGACAAGCTGCGCGGCTCGATGGACGCCTCGCAATACAAGGACATCGTCCTGGGCCTGGTGTTCCTGAAGTACGTCTCCGACGCCTTCGACGCCCGCCGGGAGGAGCTGCGTGGCGAGCTCGCAGAGTTCTACAGCGACGCCGACCAGTTGGAGCTCCAGCTCAACGACATCGACGAATACACCGCGCACAACGTCTTCTATCTGCCGCAGTCGGCACGCTGGCCCTACCTGGTGGCACACGCCAAGGGCCTGCCCGCGCAGGACGGGCAGCCGGGAAAGACTATCGGCCAGCTCATCGACGAGGCCTTCGACCTGATCGTGGGGACTAACCCGTCGCTGAAGGGGGCGCTGCCGCGCGGCTTCAACCGGGAGGCCGTCGACCAGCGACGGCTCGGTGAGCTGCTGGACATCCTCAACTCCGCCCGGTTCACCGGTGAGGGTGCGGTCAAGGCGCGCGACCTGCTGGGGGAGGTCTATGAGTACTTCCTGGAGAAGTTCGCCCGCGCCGAGGGCAAGCGCGGGGGTGAGTTCTTCACCCCGCCGTCGGTGGTGCGCGCGCTCGTAGAGGTCCTTGAGCCGACGTCGGGGCGGATCTACGACCCGGCGTGCGGCTCCGGTGGCATGTTCGTACAGGCCGAGAAGTTCCTCGAGGCACACAACAAGGACAAGACCGCACTCTCGATCTATGGCCAGGAACTTAACGAGCGGACCTGGAAGCTGGCACGGATGAACCTGGCGATCCACGGGCTCAACGGCAATCTCGGGCCGGTGTGGGGCGACACCTTCGCCCGCGACCTGCACCCGCAGATGGAGGCGGACTATGTGATGTCCAACCCGCCGTTCAACATCAAGGACTGGCACCGCACCGACGACGACCCACGCTGGCGCTTCGGCGTCCCGCCTGCAGGTAACGCCAACTATGCGTGGATCCAGCACATCCTGAGCAAGCTGGCCCCCGGCGGGTCTGGGGGCGTGGTGATGGCCAACGGGTCGATGTCGACCAACTCTGGTGGCGAGGGGGAGATCCGCGCCCAGATCGTCGAGGCTGACCTCGTCTCGTGCATGGTGGCGCTGCCGACGCAACTCTTCCGCAGCACGGGTATCCCGGTGTGCGTCTGGTTCTTCGCCAAGGACAAGACGGCGGGGCTCAAGGGGGCGACGGACCGGACCGGACAGGTGCTGTTCATCGACGGCCGTGACCTGGGCTACATGGTCGACCGCGCCGAGCGCGCGTTCTCTCCAGAGGACATCGCCAAGATCGCGGACACCTTCCACGCCTGGCGCGGCAGCCCGTCCGCGGTGGAGAAGGACCTAAGGTATGCCGACGTCCCCGGGTTCTGCAGGTCTGTCGCCTTGCAGGAGATCAAGGACGCCGGCTACGCGCTGACGCCCGGTCGGTACGTCGGCGCAGCCGAGGCCGAGGACGACGGCGAGCCGATCGAGGAGAAGATCGAACGGCTGACGCAGGAGCTGTTTGCTCAGTTCGACGAGTCAGCGCGCCTTGAGGCCGAGGTGCGGGAGCACTTGGGACGAGTAGATGTCTGA